One genomic segment of Cololabis saira isolate AMF1-May2022 chromosome 22, fColSai1.1, whole genome shotgun sequence includes these proteins:
- the LOC133423375 gene encoding clusterin-like protein 1, with product MRRLLVQILFTSVVVLCSLDSPPLSEDMLRKLSAAGEEYVDEEIKQAILGVKQVKEMMGRKEEMHRQLIHALRQSSDKKMGVTQLAKETEQKLEEAEQKCRDLTKSSFRRCQPCLEDSCKAFYTSTCRRGYASFSFKVEEFFRKMAAQLEATEDVHDEQRGDPGATPSAENQVTEDEMDLEVLQAEGSFSQLLADTSLLSNHSIAVARRMEQVFGQSFLAGLTSDLQQNLLQVDPSGGFFKALGFDHILESAFDLGRDVLEDISSTVADVFGEIQEAEEYLQQSGRDAGLRSAYEQPPSRYLCRRLRRQVSECWQLRDLCEACKNDLIKDCPLVQQLHSELDDMHTLLNASRQQYNHRLQLLRRHTADTQRWLHSMQDDYGWLSQLSNTTLDPGNIFSVITVNPQQQMKNNQLTSDSSVVVSILGSTPLTVLVPADLVVDDPAFIQHVTQGALTRQKQQIIGKDPSADPNSTISQISNYEFK from the exons ATGAGGAGGCTTCTAGTTCAAATCCTGTTCACCAGCGTGGTCGTGTTGTGTTCCCTCGACTCTCCGCCGCTGAGTGAAGACATGCTGAGAA AGCTGTCTGCAGCTGGGGAGGAGTATGTGGATGAGGAAATAAAGCAGGCTATACTTGGAGTGAAGCAGGTGAAAGAAATGATGGGGAGGAAGGAGGAGATGCACAGGCAGCTGATTCACGCCCTCAGACAGAGCAGCGACAAGAAGATG GGGGTGACGCAGCTGGCCAAGGAAACGGAGCAGAAACTGGAGGAGGCCGAGCAGAAGTGTCGAGATTTAACCAAATCTTCATTCAGACGGTGTCAACCTTGTCTGGAAGATTCCTGTAAGGCCTTCTACACTTCAACGTGTCGCCGCGGCTACGCCTCTTTCTCATTCAAG gtggaggagttttTTAGGAAAATGGCTGCCCAGTTGGAAGCCACGGAGGACGTCCACGATGAACAGCGGGGGGATCCAGGTGCAACCCCCTCAGCTGAGAACCAGGTCACAGAGGATGAGATGGATCTGGAGGTGCTGCAGGCCGAAGGCTCGTTCAGTCAGCTGCTGGCCGACACCAGCCTCCTGTCCAATCACAGCATCGCTGTGGCCAGGAGGATGGAGCAGGTGTTTGGGCAGTCCTTTCTAGCAGGCCTCACCTCCGACCTCCAGCAAAACTTATTGCAGGTAGATCCGAGTGGTGGCTTCTTCAAGGCTTTGGGCTTCGATCACATCCTTGAGTCAGCGTTTGACCTTGGGAGGGATGTCCTGGAGGACATCAGCTCCACGGTGGCCGATGTGTTTGGAGAGATTCAAGAAGCTGAAGAATACTTGCAGCAATCAGGCAGAG ATGCAGGCTTGCGCTCTGCTTATGAACAGCCTCCGAGCAGATATCTGTGCAGACGGCTGCGCAGACAAGTATCGGAGTGCTGGCAGCTCCGAGACTTGTGTGAGGCCTGCAAAAATGATCTCATCAAAg ACTGTCCCCTGGTGCAGCAGCTCCACTCTGAGCTGGACGACATGCACACGCTGCTGAACGCCTCCCGCCAGCAGTACAACCACAGGCTGCAGCTGCTCCGCAGGCACACTGCAGACACCCAGAGGTGGCTGCACAGCATGCAGGACGACTACGGCTGGCTTAGCCAGCTGTCCAACACCACTCTGGACCCGGGGAACATCTTTAGTGTGATCACa GTGAATCCACAGCAGCAGATGAAGAATAACCAACTAACATCAGACAGCAGTGTGGTCGTCTCCATACTGGGCTCCACCCCATTGACTGTACTGGTCCCAGCAGATCTGGTCGTGGATGACCCTGCCTTCATCCAACATGTTACCCAGGGAGCTCTAACGCGGCAAAAACagcagataataggtaaggatCCCTCTGCTGACCCCAACTCCACCATCTCGCAGATCTCCAACTATGAATTCAAGTGA